The nucleotide sequence CACATCAAGATCCCTTTGAGTGACATCGGCAATCCCCATGCCCTCCACATAGGTCTGGTAAAACACAGCGGCAGGAATGCGCCATGACGGCATAGCCACTGCGGCGCCAATAGCCGCATTAACATAGCCACTGTCACCGGCTAATTGCTCAAGATTGGTAATTAATTGCTGCCGATAAACATCAATCTGCGCTTCATCGGCATTATTTATGGCTTGATTAAGGCCATCATAACTTTGTTGCACTTGATCAAAGCCGCTTTGCAGATCGTCGCGATCAGAAAAAGTTGCCATGACTGACGGCAGTAAGAGATCGATATCATCTTTACGACTGCTAGGTTTGGCGAGTAAGGCAGGATTATAAAACACAGATGCCGCCTGCTGACTACTGGCAACGGCAACGCCGCCCATAGCTAGTGCTCTTGCATCTATATTGGCTTGCCCAGCAAAAGCGCTAGCGCTTATGCCACTAAGACATGCCGTGGTAAATAGCAGCCATCCTTGGTTAGTTTTCATCATTATCTCCCTGATTTATTAGCTTGTAGCACATCAAGAATCACGCTGAAAATTTCAAGATCTGCCTTGTATTTACTCTAGTTCAGTAAATCTTAGGCAGAGTGATATCCAGCTATTTTTAGCGGCAGTTTTAGCTAAAAAACCGCTAAGCTATTAATCAAATAATTGAACAGCAAGGCGAATTTATTGGAAATTTTTTTAATGAGTTAATCTTTATAATCAGTGTTAGCGCTTTGCAAACGCTGCGCCGTTGTTTACCCTAAGCCTATCTTCAGATAATAAGCTGGATAAGCCTTTGTCCTCTTCGCCGCTGCCATTAGTGCTCGCAGGTCCCATGCTTAGGCATAGCGATCGCAGCCATATAAGTTTATGGCTAGTCACTTCCAAGCCCTTAGCGCAATTAACTTTAAGCCTTGATAATGCACCCTATTTGCTAGATAGCAGCCACATTGAGGCCACGCGCTTAGGCAGGCACGCTTGGCAATATTTGATCCATTGGCGCAGCGATCAGCTGCTAGCTTTGGATCGCGCTATTGAATATCACTTGCGTGATAGCTTGCATGGCGATCTTTTTGCTGGCATAGACAATCTGACTTACGACCACTGCCGCTCACCGTCCCTGTATTTACGGCCACGCTTAGAGCAAGTGATCCATGGATCTTGCCGTCAGCCTCATCATCACAGTAACGATGCCTTAGTGGCCGCCGATGAAACCTTGGCGCAAGGCGCGCAAGCTTTGCCATCACAGCGCCCTGATATTTTGATCATGAGCGGCGATCAAGTGTATGTCGATGATATTGCGGGGCCCATGTTAGTTGCGATCGCCAAAGTCATTAAGATGCTGGGCTTACCGCAAGAAAGCTTTACTGGCGCTGCGATCGCAAACAGCCAAGCGCTTAGTTATGATGCTAGCGCGCTTTATGGTCGCCATAAAAATCTCTTACCCACCACCAATTATGCTGGGATCACAAGTGTTAGCCGCTGGTATCGCAATCATCCCATTTTCACCTCGTCCATGGCCGAAAACCATCTGGTAAGCCTTGCGGAAGTCACCGCCTTATATCTGCTGATATGGTCGCCAGAGCTTTGGAAACTCCTTGATATCCCGCATCAATTACCCGATTTATCACCAGCCAATCAAAGCCGCTGGCAACAGCAATGGCAGCAACTGTTAGTATTTAAGGCAGGCCTAAGTCAGGTGAGGCGCTTATTAGCTCATGTCCCCGTGTATATGATTTTTGATGATCATGACATTACCGATGATTGGAATCTCACGGCCAAATGGGAGCAAGCGGCCTATGATCATGATTTTTCAAGGCGAATTATTGGCAATGCCTTGATTGGCTACAGCCTATTTCAATGCTTAGGTAATTGCCCAGAGCGCTTTAGTCGCGAGCTTAAATTCGTGAGCACTTGGCTGAATAATGTCGATTATGAGGCGCTGCCGCCCATGCTTGGGGCTGAGCAAGATAACATCATCCATCAGTTATTAGCTTATAACGCTTGGGGCTATGAGCTCAACACTCAGCCAAAAGTCGTGGTACTTGATACCCGCACCCAGCGCTGGCATAGAGAGTCTAACTTAGCTAAGCCCTCAGGTTTAATGGACTGGGAAGCCTTAAGTCAGTTACAGATGAGTATTTTAGATCAAAGGCAAGTGATCTTAGTGTCACCCGCCCCCATGTTTGGGGTAAAACTAATTGAGGTTATCCAAAAAACAGTCACAGCCATTGGCGGCTCCTTATTAGTGGACGCTGAAAACTGGATGGCGCATCCCGGCACTGCCAATACGCTACTGAGTATTTTTCGCCATAGACGCACGCCTGAAGAGTTTGTGATTTTATCTGGCGATGTTCACTACTCCTTTGCCTACGATATCCATATTCGCTTTCGCCAACACGGCCCGCACATACATCAAATCACCGCCAGTGGTTTTAAAAATCAATTCCCAGAAAAATTGCTACCTTGGTTTGATAAGTGTAATCGCTGGCTATTTGGTTACGCCTCGCCGCTTAATTGGCTCACGCGGCGTAAACGCATGGTGATTCGCAGCCTAAGGCCAAACCACAGTAAGCAGCGACGTTTAGTCAATAAAAGTGGCTTTGGCCGAGTTTATTTTGATGACAAGGGCGCGCCAATCTCGATTCAAGTGGTGCATAGCGATCTCAGTGTTAGCGAGTTTTACTCGCCTATGGCGCGTTCAAATAAGCCTGCTAATGCTGCCAAGTAAGAGTTGCCCCAGGGCAGCTAGATGGATCCCTTAGAGTGCTGGAGCGCCCACTAGCTAAGCCAGCGCTCAAGTTCAAGCCCTGGCACTTGCCAGTGATGATCTATATGAGTAATAGGATCGCAAAAGCTTAACTCGCGGGCCAATAACTGTAATGGCCGCTCAAAATCATCTGGGCCTTTAGGTTGCAACTCAGGATAAAAACGATCGTTTAATAGCGGCATACCAAGGCTTAGCATATGCACTCGTAACTGATGAGTTTTACCGGTAATAGGGCTTAATTCAAACAGGCCAAGGTTACCTTTAACGGCCACTAAGCGGATCTCAGAATGGGTATTGGCATCCCCCGCGACCACTTGCATTAAAAAGCTGGGATCGGCAGGTTTAAGCCGATTTTCAATGGTCCACGCCACAGGCAGGCGTAATTGCCCGACCTGATATTGCTCAATCAATTCCGCGGTTAACTTAGCTATGGCATGATACTGTTTATTAATGGTTTTTGACTTAAACAAGTCATGATATTGATGGCGCGTGTCAGGGTTGGCGCTCAGTAACACTATGCCGGCGGTTTCGCGATCGAGGCGATGGGCTGGCACTAAGGTATCAATGCCTGTGGCTATTCGTAAGCGATGCACTAGGCATTCGTTGACATAATTTCCACTTGGAGTCACAGGTAAAAAGTGCGGCTTATAGGCAATCACTATCTCAGCATCTTGATACAAGATCTCAACCTTAAAAGGGATCTTAGTTTCAGCCACGACTTCACGGAAATAATACACTCGCGCGCACGATCTATATTGGCTTGTGGGATCGATTAAGCTGCCATCTTGCCAAGTGACTAAGCCTTGGCTCATGCGATCGCGCCAAATAGCGCCCTCTATATGGGGGAAACGCTCACACAAGTAAGCCAGCACAGTCACGCTTGGATCAGGGTGTTGCGGTAATACCAGATAAGAGGCTTGGGCAGCTCGGGCAGAGGTCATAATCATTCACGGCAAAAAATCAGTGGCGCGATCATACCGCTAAACCCCAAAAATCCAAAAATCCAAAATTCATTCAAGCGATCTTAAACCTGCGCTCGCTTAAGTCATTCCAATCAAAACTCATGCTGAATCAAAGATAAGACAAAATTCATCGTCTTATGGCAATCGGGTTGGCTCAGTAACTGATGTTTATCACTGTTATACATGGGCAATAATTCCAGCCAACGCTCACTCACCCAACTGGCATCTTGCAAATGGGTATCACCATAAAGATCGAACAGATCGGGATGCACCTTAAAAAATTCCTGTAAGGCCAAGCTTACAATATGATATTCCCCCACTAACGGCTCAGACTGCCAGTGTTGGCTAGGTAAAGTGTGTAGCATGAAGCGGCCATCTTTT is from Shewanella sp. SNU WT4 and encodes:
- a CDS encoding alkaline phosphatase D family protein, whose protein sequence is MLRHSDRSHISLWLVTSKPLAQLTLSLDNAPYLLDSSHIEATRLGRHAWQYLIHWRSDQLLALDRAIEYHLRDSLHGDLFAGIDNLTYDHCRSPSLYLRPRLEQVIHGSCRQPHHHSNDALVAADETLAQGAQALPSQRPDILIMSGDQVYVDDIAGPMLVAIAKVIKMLGLPQESFTGAAIANSQALSYDASALYGRHKNLLPTTNYAGITSVSRWYRNHPIFTSSMAENHLVSLAEVTALYLLIWSPELWKLLDIPHQLPDLSPANQSRWQQQWQQLLVFKAGLSQVRRLLAHVPVYMIFDDHDITDDWNLTAKWEQAAYDHDFSRRIIGNALIGYSLFQCLGNCPERFSRELKFVSTWLNNVDYEALPPMLGAEQDNIIHQLLAYNAWGYELNTQPKVVVLDTRTQRWHRESNLAKPSGLMDWEALSQLQMSILDQRQVILVSPAPMFGVKLIEVIQKTVTAIGGSLLVDAENWMAHPGTANTLLSIFRHRRTPEEFVILSGDVHYSFAYDIHIRFRQHGPHIHQITASGFKNQFPEKLLPWFDKCNRWLFGYASPLNWLTRRKRMVIRSLRPNHSKQRRLVNKSGFGRVYFDDKGAPISIQVVHSDLSVSEFYSPMARSNKPANAAK
- a CDS encoding pseudouridine synthase: MMTSARAAQASYLVLPQHPDPSVTVLAYLCERFPHIEGAIWRDRMSQGLVTWQDGSLIDPTSQYRSCARVYYFREVVAETKIPFKVEILYQDAEIVIAYKPHFLPVTPSGNYVNECLVHRLRIATGIDTLVPAHRLDRETAGIVLLSANPDTRHQYHDLFKSKTINKQYHAIAKLTAELIEQYQVGQLRLPVAWTIENRLKPADPSFLMQVVAGDANTHSEIRLVAVKGNLGLFELSPITGKTHQLRVHMLSLGMPLLNDRFYPELQPKGPDDFERPLQLLARELSFCDPITHIDHHWQVPGLELERWLS
- a CDS encoding LON peptidase substrate-binding domain-containing protein — translated: MKIEAMSLFSSDMLILPRGRREIRVVQPQHLVTIVECLKLQQQLAIAMESESNPPCYPIATQCHIIDFNQLADNSLSIVVEGIQRVRVISSMKQKDGRFMLHTLPSQHWQSEPLVGEYHIVSLALQEFFKVHPDLFDLYGDTHLQDASWVSERWLELLPMYNSDKHQLLSQPDCHKTMNFVLSLIQHEF